One Brassica napus cultivar Da-Ae chromosome A5, Da-Ae, whole genome shotgun sequence DNA window includes the following coding sequences:
- the LOC106421020 gene encoding pirin-like protein 2 encodes MRAALNRANFVGGLFSFRNIKSMSSSSSQNFVSRSVIKKVFAKLQKEGDGAVVRRGISRSEQKLLDPFLMLDEFSVSPPAGFPDHPHRGFETVTYVLEGGITHQDFKGHKGTIYAGDVQWMTAGRGIIHSEMPEEEINKGLQLWINLSSNEKMIEPNYQELSSSDIPKAEQNGVQVKIIAGESMGIQSPVYTRTPTMFLDFILDPGAQFHQNVPESWNAFAYVLESGEGGAVFGSSNASPVSSHNVVVFEQGNDGVSVWNKSSSKKLRFVLIAGEPLGEPVVQYGPFVMNTQAEIDMTIEDYHYGKNGFEMAKYWRSQ; translated from the exons ATGAGAGCTGCACTAAACAGAGCAAATTTTGTTGGAGGGTTGTTTTCATTCAGAAACATTAAATCTatgtcgtcttcttcttcacaaaactTCGTATCAAGATCTGTAATCAAGAAAGTCTTCGCTAAGCTTCAGAAAGAAGGCGATGGAGCCGTTGTCAGACGTGGCATTTCCAG GAGTGAGCAGAAGTTATTAGATCCGTTCTTGATGCTAGATGAGTTCTCTG TTTCACCTCCAGCTGGATTCCCAGATCACCCTCACAGAG GTTTTGAAACTGTTACGTACGTACTTGAG gGAGGAATTACTCATCAAGATTTCAAAGGCCATAAGGGTACAATCTATGCTGGTGATgttcag TGGATGACTGCAGGAAGAGGAATCATTCATTCTGAAATGCCTGAAGAAGAAATCAACAAAGGTCTACAACTTTGGATCAATCTTTCATCCAACGAAAAAAT GATAGAGCCAAACTACCAAGAACTGTCGAGTTCAGACATACCAAAAGCAGAACAAAACGGTGTCCAAGTCAAAATCATAGCAGGAGAATCAATGGGAATCCAATCCCCTGTTTACACAAGAACACCAACAATGTTCCTTGATTTCATTCTCGATCCAGGAGCTCAGTTCCACCAAAACGTTCCGGAATCTTGGAACGCGTTTGCTTACGTTCTTGAGAGCGGTGAAGGCGGAGCTGTTTTCGGCTCATCAAACGCGTCTCCTGTTTCATCACACAACGTTGTAGTGTTTGAACAAGGAAATGACGGTGTTAGTGTGTGGAACAAGTCATCTTCGAAAAAACTGCGGTTTGTGTTAATTGCTGGAGAACCATTAGGTGAACCGGTGGTTCAGTACGGTCCTTTCGTGATGAATACTCAAGCTGAGATTGATATGACCATTGAAGATTATCACTATGGTAAGAATGGCTTCGAAATGGCCAAGTATTGGAGGTCACAATGA
- the LOC106421203 gene encoding ras-related protein RABA5c, with protein MSDDERCEEYLFKIVIIGDSAVGKSNLLTRYARNEFNPNSKATIGVEFQTQSMLIDNKEVKAQIWDTAGQERFRAVTSAYYRGAVGALVVYDITRTSTFENVGRWLDELNTHSDTTVAKMLIGNKCDLESIRAVSIEEGKSLAESQGLFFMETSALDSTNVSTAFEMVIRDIYGNISRKQLNSDSYKEEVTGNRVSLVKNESEGTKSFSCCSR; from the exons ATGTCGGACGACGAGAGATGCGAAGAATACCTCTTCAAGATCGTCATCATCGGAGACTCCGCCGTCGGCAAATCGAACCTCCTCACCCGCTACGCACGCAACGAGTTCAACCCCAACTCCAAAGCCACCATCGGCGTCGAGTTCCAGACTCAGAGCATGCTCATCGACAACAAAGAAGTCAAAGCTCAGATTTGGGATACCGCCGGCCAAGAACGCTTCCGCGCCGTCACCTCCGCCTATTACCGCGGCGCCGTCGGAGCCCTCGTCGTCTACGACATCACTCGCACCTCGACGTTCGAGAACGTCGGTCGCTGGCTCGATGAGCTCAACA CTCACTCTGATACAACAGTAGCGAAGATGCTAATAGGGAACAAGTGTGATCTCGAGAGCATAAGAGCGGTGAGCATTGAGGAAGGCAAGAGTCTTGCGGAGTCTCAAGGTTTGTTTTTCATGGAGACATCAGCTCTTGATTCGACCAATGTAAGCACGGCTTTCGAGATGGTTATCCGCGACATCTATGGCAACATCAGTCGGAAGCAGCTCAACTCTGATTCTTACAAGGAGGAAGTAACCGGGAACAGGGTTAGTTTGGTCAAGAACGAGAGTGAAGGGACAAAGTCATTTTCTTGCTGTTCGAGGTAA
- the LOC106421039 gene encoding transcription factor bHLH129-like isoform X1 — translation MYPPPPSSSKSTVPDGGDANNNGYDSAAGATRDFSSLGSQSHYNPPRQQQDPNVVGLGDCFPDDPSNIGFDPGASSSSPLFRHRSSPAGFYDQHLPTVNGFSLGRPNGGYGGGERGPSGLKPELRFSGGSSSSSHQERNSLQRISEVEAAAAAIKGVPSTSMTFGNDHNNWDNSSSHISFTIDEPGKRSKTTDFFTLETQFSMPQTSLEMARMESMMNIPEDSVPCRTRAKRGCATHPRSIAERERRTRISGKLKKLQELVPNMDKQTSYADMLDLAVEHIKGLQQQVESLEKGMERCTCGACKKR, via the exons ATGTACcctcctcctccttcctccTCCAAGTCCACCGTTCCAGACGGCGGAGACGCCAACAACAATGGATATGACTCAGCCGCTGGAGCTACCCGTGATTTCTCCTCCCTCGGCTCTCAAAGCCACTATAATCCTCCGCGGCAGCAGCAGGATCCTAACGTCGTCGGTCTCGGTGATTGCTTCCCCGATGATCCATCTAACATTGGATTCGATCCCGgggcttcttcttcctctccattGTTCCGACACAGAAGCTCCCCGGCTGGATTCTATGACCAACATCTTCCCACTGTCAACG GTTTCTCTCTAGGGAGGCCAAACGGAGGATACGGAGGAGGAGAGCGAGGGCCGTCGGGGTTGAAGCCGGAGCTGAGATTCTCCGGCGggagtagtagtagtagtcaTCAAGAACGTAACTCTCTACAGCGAATCTCGGAGGTCGAAGCAGCTGCGGCGGCTATAAAAGGTGTCCCATCGACGAGTATGACTTTTGGAAATGATCACAACAATTGGGACAACTCGTCTTCTCATATCAGTTTCACCATTGATGAACCCGGGAAACGGTCCAAGACCACCGACTTTTTCACCTTAGAAACACAG TTTAGTATGCCGCAAACGTCTCTGGAAATGGcgagaatggagagtatgatgAACATACCAGAGGATTCGGTGCCTTGTAGGACTAGGGCCAAGCGTGGCTGCGCTACTCACCCGCGCAGCATCGCTGAAAGG GAGCGAAGAACGAGAATAAGCGGGAAGCTGAAGAAGCTACAAGAACTGGTGCCCAATATGGACAAA CAAACGAGCTATGCAGACATGTTGGATTTGGCGGTTGAGCATATCAAAGGTCTTCAACAACAAGTAGAG TCGCTGGAAAAGGGGATGGAGAGATGCACTTGTGGGGCATGCAAGAAGCGATGA
- the LOC106421039 gene encoding transcription factor bHLH129-like isoform X2: MYPPPPSSSKSTVPDGGDANNNGYDSAAGATRDFSSLGSQSHYNPPRQQQDPNVVGLGDCFPDDPSNIGFDPGASSSSPLFRHRSSPAGFYDQHLPTVNGFSLGRPNGGYGGGERGPSGLKPELRFSGGSSSSSHQERNSLQRISEVEAAAAAIKGVPSTSMTFGNDHNNWDNSSSHISFTIDEPGKRSKTTDFFTLETQFSMPQTSLEMARMESMMNIPEDSVPCRTRAKRGCATHPRSIAERQTSYADMLDLAVEHIKGLQQQVESLEKGMERCTCGACKKR, encoded by the exons ATGTACcctcctcctccttcctccTCCAAGTCCACCGTTCCAGACGGCGGAGACGCCAACAACAATGGATATGACTCAGCCGCTGGAGCTACCCGTGATTTCTCCTCCCTCGGCTCTCAAAGCCACTATAATCCTCCGCGGCAGCAGCAGGATCCTAACGTCGTCGGTCTCGGTGATTGCTTCCCCGATGATCCATCTAACATTGGATTCGATCCCGgggcttcttcttcctctccattGTTCCGACACAGAAGCTCCCCGGCTGGATTCTATGACCAACATCTTCCCACTGTCAACG GTTTCTCTCTAGGGAGGCCAAACGGAGGATACGGAGGAGGAGAGCGAGGGCCGTCGGGGTTGAAGCCGGAGCTGAGATTCTCCGGCGggagtagtagtagtagtcaTCAAGAACGTAACTCTCTACAGCGAATCTCGGAGGTCGAAGCAGCTGCGGCGGCTATAAAAGGTGTCCCATCGACGAGTATGACTTTTGGAAATGATCACAACAATTGGGACAACTCGTCTTCTCATATCAGTTTCACCATTGATGAACCCGGGAAACGGTCCAAGACCACCGACTTTTTCACCTTAGAAACACAG TTTAGTATGCCGCAAACGTCTCTGGAAATGGcgagaatggagagtatgatgAACATACCAGAGGATTCGGTGCCTTGTAGGACTAGGGCCAAGCGTGGCTGCGCTACTCACCCGCGCAGCATCGCTGAAAGG CAAACGAGCTATGCAGACATGTTGGATTTGGCGGTTGAGCATATCAAAGGTCTTCAACAACAAGTAGAG TCGCTGGAAAAGGGGATGGAGAGATGCACTTGTGGGGCATGCAAGAAGCGATGA